From Pleurocapsa minor HA4230-MV1, the proteins below share one genomic window:
- a CDS encoding WecB/TagA/CpsF family glycosyltransferase, which translates to MDHSQVNILNIPIDSIGMCELLDELKHGGVVFTPNVDHLMKLQKDLEFYQVYQDADYRVCDSQLIMYAARFLGQPIQQKVSGSDLFPAFYHRYSQDESVKIFLLGGLAGVAAKASQRINAKVGRNMVVGTYSPPLGFESDPVECGKIIEIINRSGANVLAVGVGAPKQEKWIGQYRLSLTEIKTFLAIGATIDFEAGNLRRAPVWMSSAGLEWLYRLLCEPGRLWKRYLIDDLGFFVLIFRQKLQMNREQESYLRKKNLFESR; encoded by the coding sequence ATGGATCATTCGCAAGTCAATATACTAAATATTCCCATCGACAGTATAGGTATGTGTGAGCTGCTCGATGAATTAAAGCATGGCGGAGTAGTCTTTACTCCGAATGTAGACCATCTAATGAAGCTGCAAAAAGACCTTGAATTTTATCAAGTCTATCAGGATGCCGATTACCGAGTATGTGACAGTCAGCTGATCATGTATGCTGCTCGTTTTTTAGGTCAGCCAATTCAACAAAAAGTTTCAGGTTCGGATCTATTTCCCGCTTTTTATCACCGCTATAGCCAAGACGAAAGCGTCAAAATTTTCTTGCTAGGTGGCTTGGCAGGAGTTGCAGCCAAAGCTAGTCAGCGGATTAATGCCAAAGTAGGACGCAACATGGTAGTAGGTACCTATTCACCTCCCTTGGGCTTTGAAAGCGATCCTGTCGAGTGTGGGAAAATTATTGAAATTATTAATCGTTCTGGTGCCAACGTTTTAGCGGTGGGAGTTGGCGCACCCAAACAGGAAAAATGGATTGGTCAATATCGTTTAAGTTTGACTGAAATTAAAACTTTTTTGGCGATTGGCGCGACCATCGATTTTGAAGCGGGTAATCTGCGTCGCGCTCCTGTTTGGATGAGTTCGGCAGGATTAGAGTGGCTTTATCGTCTGCTGTGCGAGCCTGGTAGACTTTGGAAGAGATATTTAATCGACGATCTCGGTTTCTTTGTGCTAATTTTTCGCCAGAAGCTTCAGATGAACCGTGAACAAGAAAGCTATCTTCGCAAGAAAAATCTATTTGAATCTAGGTAA